The Nitrospinota bacterium nucleotide sequence CTTTTTGAGAATTCAGTTTTCCTATGATTACTTCCAGATTGGCAAATCGTGACCTGAGGTCTTTTTCAAAGACCTCCAAACGCGATTCAAGAGAAGTGATCTGCTCATCAACATCACTGATGGTTTTGGTAAAGGTGTCGATTTCGGTCGTCAGGGGACCTTTAAGCGATTTATCCACCAGGTTCTGAAGGACACGGTCGATCGTTTCTCCAACCCCCAGAGATAACGTGATCGTTCCATAAGATCCATCCGACAGATTGCCGAGCCTGAAGTTGAGACCTTCAGCGGCGGTTCCCACTGCTCCGGAGAAAAAGTTTCCCGATCCGGCGGCATCGGAATATTGATTCTGACCCGAAACACTCAATTGCGGCACACCCCCGACAACCCGCAAATCAAAGGTGCCGGCGACCGTATCTTTTGTGAACCCGATGAAGGTGACATTATTGTTCGAAGTCGTTCCCTTGCTGGCGAACAGGTTACTCACACTGCCAATATCCGTGTTCAGAGCTGCGGTCAGTTTGGCATCGTCTATTGATATCGTCCCGTCACTTTGAGTGCGGATTCCAATCTGGGATAGCGAGTTGAAAGTGCCCGAAACCCCCGGCACCGCACTGCTCAACGTGTTTCTCAGGCTCTGTTGCAGGTTTTGAACGGTGAAGTTGCCAAACAGAAGGCCGGTCGACCCCGTGTCGGTGTCTAAAAACTGTTGTCCATCGAGAAATGCTGATAGCTCATTGTACCCATCGACAAAAGCATTCACTTTCTCTTTAATTGCGGTTTGGTCGGAAGACAGAGTGACGATTCCTGAACCGGCTGATTGCAAGTTGATCGTGGCCCCGGTGATGACGTCGGTCACCGTATTATTGGACTTGGTGATCGTAATCCCATCCAAGGTAAAACTTGCATTCTGGGCGGACTGGGTTGTCGTGAACGACAATACTTCCTGGGTTTCGGCACCGATCAGGGCCTGATTGATTGACAGAGAAACGCTGTTGTCGGCTCCTGATTTCGTTCCGGCAACCAAAAGCCGGATAGGGTTTGTGGAACTTCCGTCATTCAGAAACGAGGCCTGGATATTGGCCCCGGAATTATTGATCGCCAGCCGCAACCCGTCCAACGTGTTGTTGGTTGAGTTGATATTGATTTGTGTAGTCGTTGTACCGACGGTGATATTAAGGATTCCCTGTGGAATCGTGTCAGAAGTGGCGCTGTAACTTGCGGACACCAACTTGCTTTCCCGAGCCAGTTGGTTGACGACCAGGGAAAATGTACCGGAGGCTGCCTGACTGGTGGTGTCGAGGGTGATCACCTGATTGGTGTCGGAGGCGCTGTTATTTGAAAATACCCCTTTGGTGGAAAGGAACTTGGTTTCTGAATTTATGGTGGTGACAACACTTTTAAAGGTTTGCAATCTCGATTGCAGTTCCTGAAAAGCGAGTAGTTTTTCAGCTTCGAGGTCGGCCTTGGCCTCCAGCAGGTCAATCGGTCTCCTTTGCAAAGAGATCAGCTTGCTGACGATATCATTGGTATCGAGGTTTGAATTGATTCCCGATATTAAGGATTCGGCCATAAAAGGGTCTTTCT carries:
- the fliD gene encoding flagellar filament capping protein FliD, with amino-acid sequence MAESLISGINSNLDTNDIVSKLISLQRRPIDLLEAKADLEAEKLLAFQELQSRLQTFKSVVTTINSETKFLSTKGVFSNNSASDTNQVITLDTTSQAASGTFSLVVNQLARESKLVSASYSATSDTIPQGILNITVGTTTTQININSTNNTLDGLRLAINNSGANIQASFLNDGSSTNPIRLLVAGTKSGADNSVSLSINQALIGAETQEVLSFTTTQSAQNASFTLDGITITKSNNTVTDVITGATINLQSAGSGIVTLSSDQTAIKEKVNAFVDGYNELSAFLDGQQFLDTDTGSTGLLFGNFTVQNLQQSLRNTLSSAVPGVSGTFNSLSQIGIRTQSDGTISIDDAKLTAALNTDIGSVSNLFASKGTTSNNNVTFIGFTKDTVAGTFDLRVVGGVPQLSVSGQNQYSDAAGSGNFFSGAVGTAAEGLNFRLGNLSDGSYGTITLSLGVGETIDRVLQNLVDKSLKGPLTTEIDTFTKTISDVDEQITSLESRLEVFEKDLRSRFANLEVIIGKLNSQKGAFESALAGLNNLKS